One genomic region from Labeo rohita strain BAU-BD-2019 chromosome 7, IGBB_LRoh.1.0, whole genome shotgun sequence encodes:
- the garem gene encoding GRB2-associated and regulator of MAPK protein 1 translates to MDLGSMLYNSLKDVTWSTTTLPLDRLVSAYRLPQIVKLDSGESVEGLRENDYLLIHSCRQWTTITAHSLEEGHYVIGPKIEIPVHYEGQFKLLEQDRDIKEPVQYFNSVEEVAKAFPERVYVMEEITFNVKMASGESNEDTEVYNITLSTGDELTLMGQAEILYAKTSREKSRFNTIFKRIGKLNSISKLGRGKMPCLICMNHRTNESISLPFQCRGRFSTCSPLELQMQEGEHTIRTIVEKTRLPVNVMVPSSPPRNPHDLHLIREGHRYKLVNIQTKTVVVCCALRSNKILPVHFPLHVSTALPRLLVPEGLLQGEAWLETVVHRWFAYCQEQFDIDDYSKAVRDVRVDWIEDGKSPKKSSAGGTGSGSAICNSSGSNGCPSHVHLPSSLSSARDELTQSFHRLSVCVYGNNLHGNSEVNLQGCVSLCGDCVPAEPPDADYLFPELLESSSGSLKPDVPYEELWLDHVKNPGSVLDHTEGVRNSTVSGCTTVLPYPTAGPTSAFLGADVNLPPPPVPPKSEAVKEECRLLNAPPIPPRSSKQAGSSSATVPYPPAKPRQTDTRSPSPTLSYYSSGLHNIGGEGESQSESDDQNNACYPCNWIRPDASEGSKPLPCLSSSVDASFSRLSWPNDFCGADSYKGEDFPSLHCRSYSSYPRKRTPGTPKACPSGLLDFNRRANGEGGAAASKTQQVSQSCTKSTSYTMDTCRDKPTEECNTKQNKSCPILPPRTPKCNDTKKDADPATTATADVDALDLESKSCSLDRPHQGTTDVFSISYPVATGLSWQPPSNLSGISIEEVSKSLRFIGMSDDVVSLFVQEKIDGNLLLQLTEEILSEDFKLSKLQVKKLMQFINGWRPKM, encoded by the exons GGGAATCGGTGGAAGGGCTGAGAGAAAATGACTACCTCTTGATTCATTCATGTCGGCAATGGACCACAATTACTGCCCATAGCCTAGAGGAGGGCCATTATGTCATCGGACCGAAAATCGAGATCCCTGTCCATTATGAGG GCCAGTTTAAGCTGCTGGAACAGGACAGGGACATTAAGGAGCCAGTGCAGTATTTTAACAGCGTGGAGGAGGTGGCCAAAGCATTCCCTGAGCGAGTTTATGTCATGGAGGAAATAACCTTCAATGTCAAG ATGGCATCAGGAGAATCCAACGAGGACACTGAAGTGTACAACATCACGTTGAGCACTGGGGATGAGTTGACACTAATGGGCCAGGCTGAGATCCTCTATGCCAAAACATCGCGAGAAAAGTCACGCTTCAACACAATCTTCAAACGCATTGGCAAGCTTAACTCCATCAGTAAGCTCGGCCGCGGAAAGATGCCCTGCCTTATCTGCATGAACCACCGCACCAACGAGAGCATCAGCCTGCCTTTCCAGTGCCGTGGTCGCTTCAGTACCTGCTCCCCACTGGAGCTGCAGATGCAGGAAGGAGAACACACTATTCGCACAATTGTGGAGAAGACCAGGTTACCTGTGAATGTCATGGTGCCCAGCAGCCCGCCACGTAATCCGCACGACCTTCATTTGATCCGCGAAGGCCACCGATACAAGCTGGTCAACATCCAGACCAAGACGGTGGTGGTGTGTTGCGCATTACGTTCGAACAAAATACTGCCAGTGCATTTTCCTTTGCACGTGTCCACAGCACTGCCACGTTTACTGGTGCCTGAAGGCCTGCTTCAAGGAGAAGCCTGGCTGGAGACAGTGGTCCACCGCTGGTTTGCTTACTGCCAGGAGCAGTTCGACATTGACGACTATTCTAAGGCGGTCCGTGACGTGCGGGTGGACTGGATCGAGGATGGCAAGAGCCCGAAAAAAAGTAGCGCTGGTGGAACGGGAAGTGGAAGTGCCATCTGCAACAGCAGCGGAAGCAATGGCTGCCCCTCACACGTGCATTTGCCAAGTTCTCTAAGCTCAGCCCGAGATGAGCTCACACAGTCATTTCATCGGCTGTCCGTCTGTGTCTACGGAAACAATCTCCATGGGAACAGTGAGGTGAATCTTCAGGGTTGCGTTAGCTTATGTGGAGATTGTGTGCCAGCAGAACCTCCGGATGCAGACTATCTATTCCCTGAGCTGCTGGAGAGTTCTTCTGGCTCCCTTAAACCAGATGTGCCGTATGAGGAGCTTTGGTTGGATCATGTTAAGAACCCTGGATCTGTGCTAGACCACACTGAGGGGGTCCGAAATTCAACTGTCTCTGGCTGCACGACTGTACTGCCATACCCCACAGCAGGTCCCACAAGCGCCTTCCTTGGTGCAGATGTCAATCTACCTCCACCTCCGGTGCCTCCAAAGTCTGAAGCT GTGAAGGAGGAATGCCGGTTGTTGAACGCTCCACCGATTCCACCACGGAGCTCCAAGCAGGCAGGCTCAAGCAGTGCCACGGTGCCATACCCTCCCGCCAAACCACGTCAGACAGACACCCGCTCCCCAAGCCCAACACTATCCTATTACTCCTCCGGCTTACACAACAT AGGTGGGGAGGGCGAATCTCAGAGTGAGTCAGATGATCAGAACAATGCTTGTTACCCATGTAACTGGATCAGACCAGATGCCAGTGAAGGCTCCAAGCCTCTCCCTTGCCTCAGTTCTTCGGTCGATGCCTCTTTCTCCCGCCTTTCCTGGCCGAACGATTTCTGTGGCGCAGACTCATACAAAGGTGAGGACTTCCCGTCGCTCCACTGCAGAAGCTACTCTAGTTATCCTCGGAAGAGGACCCCTGGTACTCCTAAGGCTTGTCCCTCAGGTTTGTTAGACTTCAACAGGCGAGCGAATGGTGAGGGAGGCGCTGCGGCCTCCAAGACCCAACAGGTCTCCCAGTCTTGCACCAAATCCACCAGCTACACCATGGACACGTGCAGAGACAAACCCACAGAAGAATGTAACACTAAGCAAAACAAGTCCTGCCCTATCTTGCCTCCAAGAACCCCTAAATGTAACGATACAAAGAAAGACGCAGATCCCGCTACTACGGCCACAGCCGACGTGGACGCCCTGGACCTCGAGTCCAAAAGCTGCTCGCTCGACCGACCGCATCAAGGCACTACAGATGTGTTCTCCATTTCGTATCCTGTAGCTACAGGGTTGTCTTGGCAGCCACCAAGCAATCTATCAGGTATCTCCATTGAGGAGGTTTCTAAGTCACTACGGTTCATTGGTATGTCAGATGATGTTGTCTCTTTGTTTGTGCAAGAAAAAATTGATGGAAACTTGCTCCTGCAGCTAACGGAGGAGATTCTGTCTGAAGACTTTAAGCTAAGCAAACTTCAAGTGAAGAAACTCATGCAGTTTATTAATGGCTGGAGGCCCAAAATGTAA